In Erigeron canadensis isolate Cc75 chromosome 6, C_canadensis_v1, whole genome shotgun sequence, the following are encoded in one genomic region:
- the LOC122603987 gene encoding bifunctional protein FolD 1, mitochondrial-like has product MMKAGRGVYWRRRRLMCNKSLLTSQNLLLLKSSPRPLNCVDHRPHVITHAPYNEYKATEIDGKLIANDIKATLATEVCNMRSSIQKVPGLGVILVGKREDSLSFVRIKKKACDKVGIASVVLELPEDCTQVEILNAVEMLNHKESIHGILVQLPLPSHLSEEKILNAVNVEKDVDGFHPVNMGNLAMTGREPLFTPCASRACIEVLHRYGVEIIGKKAVVIGRSMITGLPTSLLLQKHHATVSVVHAFTSNPEHITHEADILVSDVSVPNLVRGHWLKPGVVVIDMGSTLVKDNNSSNGTRVTGDVCYDEAILKASLITPVPGGVGPVTISMLLSNTVEAAKHAYQWTEQS; this is encoded by the exons atgatgaAAGCAGGTAGGGGTGTTTATTGGCGGCGGCGCAGGCTGATGTGCAACAAATCCTTGTTGACTTCACAAAATCTACTGTTGTTGAAGTCGTCCCCACGGCCGCTAAATTGCGTAGACCACCGCCCTCACGTTATTACACACGCGCCAT ATAATGAGTATAAAGCAACAGAAATTGATGGAAAGTTGATTGCAAATGATATTAAAGCTACATTAGCCACCGAAGTATGTAATATGAGAAGTTCAATACAAAAGGTACCTGGACTAGGTGTGATATTAGTGGGCAAAAGAGAGGACTCCCTCTCGTTTGTACGAATCAAGAAGAAAGCTTGTGACAAGGTCGGGATTGCCTCAGTAGTATTAGAGCTTCCTGAAGATTGTACACAAGTTGAAATTCTTAATGCTGTTGAAATGTTGAATCACAAAGAATCGATACATGGCATTCTCGTCCAACTACCGTTGCCCAGT CATTTGAGCGAGGAGAAGATTCTGAATGCTGTCAATGTGGAAAAAGATGTGGATGGATTTCATCCTGTCAACATGGGAAATCTTGCCATGACGGGAAGGGAGCCTTTGTTTACACCTTGTGCATCTAGAGCGTGTATTGAGGTCCTTCACAGATACGGTGTGGAAATTATAGGTAAGAAAGCAGTAGTAATTGGGAGAAGTATGATTACTGGATTACCGACTTCCTTGCTATTGCAG AAACATCATGCTACAGTCAGTGTTGTACATGCATTCACCAGTAATCCAGAGCATATAACACATGAAGCCGACATTTTAGTTTCAGATGTTAGCGTTCCTAATCTGGTCCGAGGTCACTGGTTAAAACCAGGTGTTGTGGTAATTGACATGGGGTCAACGTTGGTGAAG GATAACAACAGTTCAAACGGTACCCGAGTGACAGGAGATGTTTGCTACGACGAGGCCATACTTAAAGCATCATTAATTACTCCTGTCCCGGGAGGTGTTGGACCTGTTACCATCTCCATGTTACTTTCCAATACAGTTGAAGCCGCTAAGCATGCTTATCAATGGACTGAACAATCATGA